A stretch of Candidatus Sphingomonas phytovorans DNA encodes these proteins:
- a CDS encoding SDR family NAD(P)-dependent oxidoreductase, with translation MARFTGKSIIVTGAGSGIGRAASLLFASEGGQVIAADKSDAVFETADMIDKAGGTGHAIQIDAGSEEDVIRAVAVACEYYGGLDVMFANAGISGGMANIFDTDVALITEVLRVNLIGPYVAIKHAAPRIAERGGGAIVLTASVAGIRSGAGSPAYSASKAGVINLAMVSAQQLSGSNVRVNAICPGLTETGMTKPTFDYAREAGKLDRVGRLNPLRRGAQPEELAKVAAFLASDDASYVNGQAIAVDGGLSSSHPVIRQEYGKTAV, from the coding sequence ATGGCAAGGTTCACCGGCAAATCGATCATCGTCACGGGCGCGGGGTCGGGCATCGGCCGGGCCGCCTCGCTCCTCTTTGCCAGCGAAGGCGGGCAGGTGATCGCGGCTGACAAGTCCGACGCGGTGTTCGAGACCGCCGACATGATCGACAAGGCGGGCGGCACCGGCCACGCCATCCAGATCGATGCGGGTAGCGAAGAGGATGTGATCCGCGCGGTCGCGGTCGCGTGCGAATATTATGGCGGGCTGGACGTGATGTTCGCCAATGCCGGCATCTCGGGCGGCATGGCCAATATCTTCGATACCGACGTGGCGCTGATCACCGAAGTTCTGCGCGTGAACCTGATCGGGCCCTATGTCGCGATCAAGCACGCAGCGCCCAGGATCGCCGAGCGTGGCGGCGGGGCGATCGTGCTGACCGCAAGCGTCGCCGGCATCCGCTCGGGGGCGGGCAGTCCCGCCTATTCGGCGTCGAAGGCCGGGGTGATCAACCTCGCGATGGTCTCCGCGCAACAGCTTTCCGGATCGAACGTCCGGGTCAACGCCATCTGCCCCGGCCTTACCGAGACCGGCATGACCAAGCCCACGTTCGATTATGCCCGTGAGGCCGGCAAGCTCGACCGCGTGGGGCGCCTGAACCCGCTTCGCCGTGGCGCGCAGCCTGAAGAACTGGCCAAGGTCGCTGCCTTCCTCGCCTCTGATGACGCAAGCTATGTCAACGGTCAGGCGATCGCGGTGGATGGCGGGCTGTCGTCGAGCCATCCGGTGATTCGCCAGGAATATGGCAAGACGGCAGTCTAG
- a CDS encoding helix-turn-helix transcriptional regulator encodes MKGDEQLRRFGERLREARILTGSNQQEFAVLGGVKKNSQVSYETGKTAPTVEYLYRLAGHSVDIGYVLTGRRGDGSREGEERQLVDMFDKLDTRERDAIVMMLAILTGAVQDADPAQVERPSRTLHDSRRDFRGEGDG; translated from the coding sequence ATGAAGGGCGACGAACAACTTCGCCGGTTTGGCGAACGGCTGCGCGAAGCGCGGATTCTTACTGGTTCCAACCAGCAGGAGTTTGCGGTTCTGGGAGGCGTGAAGAAGAATAGTCAGGTTTCCTACGAGACCGGCAAGACAGCACCGACCGTCGAATATCTGTATCGACTGGCCGGCCATAGCGTCGACATAGGATATGTCCTTACGGGCCGGCGCGGGGATGGCAGCCGGGAGGGCGAGGAACGCCAGCTGGTCGACATGTTCGATAAGCTCGACACGCGGGAGCGGGATGCCATCGTCATGATGCTGGCGATCCTCACGGGAGCGGTTCAGGACGCGGACCCGGCGCAGGTAGAACGCCCGTCGCGCACGCTCCACGATTCGCGCCGGGATTTCAGAGGCGAAGGCGACGGCTGA
- a CDS encoding acyl-CoA dehydrogenase yields MPLYLNDEQTMLRDTARDFVAEHAPVSHMRRLRDDKDAAGFSRDLWKSFAEMGFTGILIGEDAGGLGLGHVDAGIVLEEIGRNLSPSPFLTTAVAAVEALKGSAQANRWYPGILAGETVAALALDESAKHRDSVALKAERSGNGFRLSGKKQFVTHGHVADLIIVAARTAGSADDSNGITLFAVEKGAAGLTAEAERLADSSIAARLEFDNVELTADAVIGEVDAGRDPLGRLLAAGRTGASAELLGVGGGAMDMTVSYLKERKQFGVTIGSFQALQHRAAHLYSEMEVARAAVLKAQQLLDASDEKADPAVSVAKAMTALATTLSVQEGVQMHGGIGMTDEYDIGFYMKRARVLAEMFGDANFHADKLARAAGY; encoded by the coding sequence ATGCCTCTCTATCTGAACGACGAACAGACGATGCTCCGCGATACCGCTCGCGATTTCGTTGCCGAGCATGCGCCCGTCTCACACATGCGCAGGCTGCGCGACGACAAGGATGCGGCGGGTTTTTCGCGCGACCTGTGGAAGAGCTTTGCCGAGATGGGCTTCACCGGCATCCTGATCGGCGAGGACGCGGGCGGGCTTGGGCTCGGCCATGTCGATGCCGGAATCGTGCTTGAGGAGATCGGTCGCAACCTTTCTCCCTCCCCTTTTCTGACCACCGCCGTCGCGGCGGTCGAAGCGTTGAAGGGCAGCGCCCAGGCGAACCGCTGGTATCCCGGCATCCTGGCCGGCGAGACCGTGGCCGCGCTGGCGCTCGACGAGAGCGCGAAGCATCGCGACAGCGTCGCACTAAAAGCCGAGCGATCGGGCAATGGCTTCCGCCTGTCCGGCAAGAAGCAGTTCGTCACTCATGGTCACGTGGCCGACCTGATCATCGTCGCCGCGCGTACTGCCGGTTCGGCCGACGATTCAAACGGCATCACCCTGTTCGCGGTCGAGAAGGGCGCGGCCGGACTGACCGCCGAGGCCGAACGGCTCGCCGATTCGAGCATCGCTGCGCGTCTCGAGTTCGACAATGTCGAACTGACCGCTGATGCGGTGATCGGCGAGGTCGATGCCGGCCGCGATCCGCTCGGGCGGCTGCTTGCCGCCGGGCGCACCGGTGCCTCGGCCGAACTACTCGGCGTCGGCGGCGGGGCGATGGACATGACCGTGTCCTATCTCAAGGAGCGCAAGCAGTTCGGCGTGACGATCGGCAGCTTCCAGGCACTGCAGCATCGCGCCGCCCATCTCTATTCGGAGATGGAGGTTGCCCGCGCCGCGGTGCTCAAGGCTCAACAGTTGCTCGATGCATCGGACGAAAAGGCGGATCCAGCCGTGTCGGTCGCGAAGGCGATGACCGCGCTCGCCACGACGCTCAGCGTGCAGGAGGGCGTGCAGATGCATGGAGGCATCGGCATGACCGACGAATATGATATCGGCTTCTACATGAAGCGGGCGCGCGTCCTGGCCGAGATGTTCGGCGATGCAAATTTCCATGCCGACAAGCTCGCACGAGCGGCGGGTTACTGA
- a CDS encoding acyl-CoA thioesterase II, translated as MDLNTPPDMPPEALAQGLVDLLEIEEIDTDLYRGKRQPGGVGRVFGGQVIAQALQAAQRSTDAPKIAHSLHAYFMRPGNEDFPIIFRVVRDFEGRSFATRRVIAMQQGQPILNMAASFQIPEEGLHHQHKMPDVPGPDELKSDIELRREMIDDIPEKFRRHMLRSRPIEIRPVHPRSWFRPVKQEPKQDSWFRLVAPIGDDAAMHRAILAYASDMSLLGTSMLAHGINWMTHNVQTASLDHALWLHEEFRADDWLLYSCDSPWAGHARGFNRGRIYSRDGRLVASVAQEGLMRLRE; from the coding sequence ATGGACCTCAACACGCCACCCGATATGCCGCCCGAAGCGCTCGCCCAGGGCCTGGTCGATCTCCTCGAAATCGAGGAGATCGATACCGATCTCTATCGCGGCAAGCGTCAGCCGGGCGGCGTAGGCCGCGTGTTCGGGGGACAGGTGATCGCCCAGGCGCTGCAGGCAGCGCAGCGATCGACCGACGCGCCCAAGATCGCGCACTCGCTCCACGCCTATTTCATGCGGCCGGGGAACGAAGATTTCCCGATCATCTTCCGCGTGGTGCGCGATTTCGAAGGCCGCAGCTTCGCGACTCGGCGCGTAATCGCGATGCAGCAGGGCCAGCCGATCCTCAATATGGCGGCGAGCTTCCAGATTCCCGAGGAAGGGCTGCACCATCAGCACAAAATGCCCGATGTGCCGGGGCCGGACGAACTGAAATCCGATATCGAGCTCCGCCGCGAGATGATCGACGATATCCCGGAGAAGTTCCGGCGGCACATGCTTCGGTCGCGGCCGATCGAGATCCGCCCGGTTCATCCGCGAAGCTGGTTCAGGCCGGTCAAACAGGAGCCGAAGCAGGACAGCTGGTTCCGTCTGGTCGCCCCGATCGGCGACGATGCCGCCATGCACCGCGCGATCCTGGCCTATGCGTCGGACATGTCGCTGCTCGGCACGTCGATGCTGGCGCACGGCATCAACTGGATGACGCACAATGTGCAGACCGCCAGCCTCGACCATGCGCTGTGGCTGCACGAGGAATTCCGTGCCGACGACTGGTTGCTCTATTCCTGCGACAGCCCCTGGGCCGGCCATGCCCGCGGCTTCAACCGCGGCAGGATCTACAGTCGCGACGGCAGGCTGGTGGCCAGCGTGGCGCAGGAAGGACTGATGCGGCTGCGCGAGTAA
- a CDS encoding amidase family protein, with protein sequence MTEKSALETAAAIRAGETSALLECEAAIARIEARDGLINAVVVRDFDRARQHAAEMDRRLAAGDTAPLLGVPMTIKESYDIAGLPTTWGFEAHRNHIAQKDAVAVTRLKAAGAVFLGKTNVPVGLADLQSVNPIYGRTNNPHDLARVSGGSSGGSAAALASGMVPLEYGSDIGGSIRVPAHFCGVWGHKPTFGVLPTEGHFFPGTDGARVVLSVIGPMARDAADLALAFDLVADIPQPHATIEGPRGLRVLLLTEHPLARADPAIVAAIEHAAIKLETAGARISRSTDLLPDLARQQGDYMRMLAIAMARGAAPEGGTAATLPQWFSMLDDQARNTRAWTRLFEDFDVVFAPALGSAAFAHDDTDLRQRLLPIDGEQTFFALQFAWPGLATYPGLPATSVPIGRTAEGLPIGMQVIAGLNRDHNAIAAARLAHELVWSK encoded by the coding sequence ATGACCGAGAAATCGGCCCTCGAAACCGCCGCGGCGATCCGCGCCGGCGAAACCAGCGCGCTCCTCGAATGCGAAGCGGCGATCGCTCGCATCGAGGCGCGCGACGGGCTGATCAACGCGGTTGTCGTGCGCGATTTCGATCGCGCACGACAGCACGCGGCCGAGATGGATCGCCGCCTCGCCGCGGGCGACACGGCACCGCTGCTCGGCGTTCCGATGACGATCAAGGAAAGCTACGATATCGCCGGCCTGCCGACGACCTGGGGCTTCGAGGCGCATCGCAACCATATCGCGCAGAAGGATGCTGTCGCGGTCACCCGATTGAAGGCGGCAGGCGCGGTGTTCCTCGGCAAGACCAACGTGCCAGTCGGCCTTGCCGACCTTCAGTCGGTCAACCCGATCTACGGCCGTACTAACAATCCGCATGACCTTGCCCGCGTATCGGGTGGCTCCTCCGGCGGATCGGCGGCGGCGCTGGCGAGTGGGATGGTGCCGCTCGAATATGGCTCCGATATCGGCGGCTCGATCCGCGTGCCCGCGCATTTCTGCGGCGTATGGGGCCACAAGCCGACCTTCGGCGTGCTGCCGACCGAGGGGCATTTCTTTCCCGGCACCGACGGCGCCCGCGTCGTCCTCTCGGTGATCGGGCCGATGGCGCGCGACGCGGCCGACCTGGCGCTAGCGTTCGATCTCGTCGCCGATATCCCGCAGCCCCATGCGACGATCGAAGGGCCGCGCGGCCTGCGCGTCCTGTTATTGACCGAGCATCCGCTCGCCAGGGCCGATCCGGCGATCGTCGCCGCGATCGAGCATGCCGCAATAAAGCTGGAGACCGCCGGGGCCCGAATATCGCGCTCCACCGATCTCCTGCCCGATCTCGCCAGGCAGCAGGGCGATTACATGCGCATGCTCGCCATCGCGATGGCGCGTGGCGCCGCACCCGAGGGTGGTACCGCAGCGACGCTGCCGCAATGGTTCTCGATGCTCGACGACCAGGCACGCAACACCCGCGCCTGGACACGGCTGTTCGAGGATTTCGACGTGGTCTTCGCCCCGGCACTGGGCAGCGCTGCCTTTGCGCATGACGACACCGATCTGCGCCAGCGCTTGCTGCCCATCGATGGCGAACAGACCTTCTTCGCCCTGCAATTCGCCTGGCCCGGCCTCGCCACCTATCCCGGCCTCCCCGCCACATCCGTGCCGATCGGACGCACGGCGGAAGGTCTGCCGATCGGCATGCAAGTCATTGCCGGGCTCAACCGCGACCATAATGCCATCGCCGCGGCCCGGCTGGCTCATGAATTAGTCTGGAGCAAATGA
- a CDS encoding 3-hydroxyacyl-CoA dehydrogenase NAD-binding domain-containing protein, which yields MTSPIRTERHDDVLVIISDNPPVNALGAAVRQGLEAGVKEGLADASIKAMVIRCDGRTFFAGADITEFGKPMQEPGLPTLVDMIEASDKPVVAAIHGTALGGGCEVTLACHYRIAVPSAKIGTPEVKLGLLPGAGGTQRIPRIAGVALALEMTAKGDPISAKRALDAGLIDKLASEDSLEADAITFARDIADKTPLPRASQKTATPDPDAVAAFKKENAKRFRGFDAPAANIACVEKASDGSTYEEGVAFERQEFMKLIMGVQSAAQRHIFFAERQAAKIDGVPADIALRPIKRVGVIGAGTMGGGISMNFLSAGIPVTIVEMAQEALDRGTGVIRKNYEASAAKGRMKPEQVEAAMGALNPTLDFDALKDCDLIIEAVYENMDVKKEIFGRLDTIAKPGAILASNTSYLNVDEIAASTSRPADVLGMHFFSPANVMKLLEVVRGAKTAPDVLATVMALSKTIRKVAVVAGVCHGFIGNRMLMPRQVEANKLLMEGATPEQIDRVHVEFGMPMGPFQMSDLAGVDIGWHRDPTRIENIRDALAAEGRWGQKTGKGFYDYDEKRNPTPSPRVAEIIEEFRSKSNLAKREISDEEIIEKTLYTMVNEGALILEEKMAQRASDIDVVWIYGYGWPVYRGGPMFWADTEGLKKIVAGLEKHGFKVAPLLKEKAESGGRFN from the coding sequence ATGACGTCCCCCATTCGCACCGAACGCCATGACGACGTACTGGTCATCATCTCGGACAACCCACCGGTCAACGCGCTGGGCGCCGCCGTCCGCCAGGGCCTCGAGGCAGGCGTGAAGGAAGGCCTCGCCGATGCCAGCATCAAGGCGATGGTGATCCGCTGCGACGGCCGCACCTTCTTTGCCGGCGCCGACATCACCGAATTCGGCAAGCCGATGCAGGAGCCGGGCCTGCCGACCCTGGTCGACATGATCGAGGCATCGGACAAGCCGGTGGTCGCCGCGATCCACGGCACGGCGCTGGGCGGCGGCTGCGAGGTGACCCTGGCCTGCCATTACCGCATCGCGGTTCCCTCCGCGAAGATCGGCACGCCCGAGGTGAAGCTGGGCCTGCTCCCGGGTGCCGGCGGCACGCAGCGCATCCCGCGCATCGCCGGCGTTGCACTCGCGCTGGAGATGACCGCCAAGGGCGATCCGATCTCGGCCAAGCGCGCGCTCGACGCGGGGCTGATCGACAAGCTGGCCAGCGAGGACAGCCTCGAAGCCGACGCGATCACCTTTGCACGCGACATAGCCGACAAGACTCCCCTGCCCCGCGCCAGCCAGAAGACCGCGACGCCGGACCCTGACGCGGTCGCTGCGTTCAAGAAGGAGAACGCCAAGCGCTTCCGCGGCTTCGACGCGCCCGCCGCCAACATCGCCTGTGTCGAGAAGGCGTCGGACGGATCGACGTATGAAGAAGGCGTCGCGTTCGAGCGGCAGGAGTTCATGAAGCTGATCATGGGCGTCCAGTCGGCAGCGCAGCGCCATATCTTCTTCGCCGAGCGCCAGGCAGCGAAGATCGACGGCGTGCCGGCCGATATCGCGCTCCGCCCGATCAAGCGTGTCGGCGTGATCGGCGCCGGCACGATGGGCGGCGGCATCTCGATGAACTTCCTGAGCGCCGGCATTCCCGTGACGATCGTCGAAATGGCCCAGGAGGCGCTCGATCGCGGCACGGGCGTGATCCGCAAGAATTATGAAGCCAGCGCAGCCAAGGGCCGGATGAAGCCGGAACAGGTCGAGGCTGCGATGGGCGCCCTGAACCCGACGCTCGATTTCGATGCGCTCAAGGACTGCGACCTGATCATCGAGGCGGTCTATGAGAATATGGACGTGAAGAAGGAGATTTTCGGCCGGCTCGACACCATCGCCAAGCCGGGCGCGATCCTTGCTTCCAACACCAGCTACCTCAATGTCGACGAGATCGCGGCCAGCACCAGCCGGCCCGCGGACGTACTCGGCATGCACTTCTTCTCGCCCGCGAACGTGATGAAGCTGCTGGAAGTGGTGCGCGGCGCGAAGACCGCGCCCGATGTCCTCGCCACGGTGATGGCGCTGTCCAAGACGATCAGGAAGGTCGCCGTAGTCGCGGGCGTCTGCCACGGCTTCATCGGCAACCGCATGCTGATGCCGCGCCAGGTCGAAGCCAACAAGCTGCTGATGGAAGGCGCGACGCCCGAACAGATCGACCGCGTCCATGTCGAATTCGGCATGCCGATGGGCCCGTTCCAGATGAGCGATCTCGCCGGGGTCGATATCGGCTGGCACCGCGACCCGACTCGGATCGAGAATATCCGCGACGCGCTCGCCGCGGAGGGCCGCTGGGGCCAGAAGACCGGCAAGGGCTTCTACGATTATGACGAGAAGCGGAACCCGACGCCGAGCCCACGGGTAGCCGAGATCATCGAGGAGTTCCGGTCAAAGTCGAACCTGGCGAAGCGCGAGATCAGCGACGAGGAGATCATCGAGAAGACGCTCTACACCATGGTCAATGAAGGCGCGCTGATCCTGGAGGAGAAGATGGCACAGCGCGCGTCGGACATCGATGTGGTGTGGATCTATGGCTATGGCTGGCCGGTCTATCGCGGCGGCCCGATGTTCTGGGCCGATACCGAAGGCCTGAAGAAGATCGTCGCGGGCCTGGAGAAGCATGGCTTCAAGGTTGCGCCGCTGCTGAAGGAGAAGGCGGAGAGCGGCGGGCGGTTCAATTGA
- a CDS encoding serine hydrolase, producing the protein MKIAKPESHGFDASRLARIDSFLQDRYVDSGKLPNAQLLVGRNGEIVHFANLGAAREGGATTGKGAIDESSLFRIASMTKPITSIAFMMLVEEGKVAVDTPVHHVLPELKGLGVYNGGGAGVPFQTKPTAEPMRMVDLLRHTSGLTYGFQNRSNIDAAYREGKIENWHGNLDLDTFVAALGQIPLEFSPGEAWNYSVSTDVLGAVVQRVAGMPLADFFSARIFAPLKMDDTFFAVPADKIDRLTDCYTFVPGKGRVMYDRGAESAWSRMPKLVSGGGGLVSTALDYHRFCRMCLNGGELDGARIVGRKTIDLMTRNHLPGSSDLSSMSRSLFSEAANAGTGFGLGFAVNIDVARSMIPGSVGEYYWGGMFSTAFFIDPVERLTMIFMTQMSPSNVYPIRRELKTLIYSALT; encoded by the coding sequence ATGAAGATCGCCAAGCCCGAGTCGCACGGTTTCGATGCATCTCGGCTCGCCCGGATCGATAGCTTCCTGCAGGATCGCTATGTCGATTCCGGCAAGCTTCCCAACGCCCAATTGCTCGTCGGCCGTAACGGCGAGATCGTGCATTTCGCGAATCTGGGCGCCGCGCGCGAAGGCGGCGCCACGACCGGAAAAGGGGCAATCGACGAATCGTCCCTGTTCCGCATCGCCTCGATGACCAAGCCGATCACCTCGATCGCCTTCATGATGCTGGTCGAGGAGGGCAAGGTCGCCGTCGATACGCCGGTCCATCACGTCCTGCCCGAGTTGAAGGGCCTCGGAGTCTATAACGGCGGCGGGGCCGGCGTTCCGTTCCAGACGAAGCCGACCGCCGAGCCGATGCGCATGGTCGACCTGCTGCGCCATACCTCGGGGCTGACCTACGGCTTCCAGAACCGATCCAACATCGATGCGGCGTATCGCGAGGGGAAGATCGAGAACTGGCACGGCAATCTCGACCTCGACACCTTCGTCGCCGCGCTTGGCCAGATCCCGCTTGAATTCTCGCCGGGCGAGGCCTGGAATTATTCTGTATCGACCGACGTACTCGGCGCGGTCGTCCAGCGCGTCGCGGGCATGCCGCTGGCCGACTTCTTCAGCGCAAGGATCTTCGCGCCGCTGAAGATGGACGACACCTTCTTCGCGGTGCCGGCGGACAAGATCGATCGCCTGACCGATTGCTACACCTTCGTGCCCGGCAAGGGCCGCGTGATGTACGATCGCGGCGCTGAAAGCGCGTGGAGCCGGATGCCCAAGCTCGTATCGGGCGGCGGCGGACTGGTGTCGACCGCGCTCGACTATCACCGCTTCTGCCGCATGTGCCTCAATGGCGGCGAGCTCGACGGCGCCCGCATCGTCGGACGCAAGACGATCGACCTGATGACCCGGAACCATCTCCCGGGCAGCTCGGACCTGTCGAGCATGTCCAGATCGCTGTTCAGCGAGGCGGCCAACGCCGGGACGGGATTCGGGCTTGGCTTCGCGGTCAATATCGACGTGGCGCGATCCATGATCCCGGGATCGGTGGGAGAATATTATTGGGGCGGCATGTTTTCGACCGCCTTCTTCATCGATCCCGTCGAGCGCCTGACCATGATATTCATGACTCAGATGAGCCCGTCCAACGTATATCCGATCCGCCGCGAGCTGAAGACGCTGATCTATTCGGCCCTGACCTGA
- a CDS encoding acyl-CoA dehydrogenase family protein, translated as MMTDLENFRAETRAWLEENCPAEMREPIRSEKDAVWGGRDQSMLSPAQKAWMDRMGARGWTVPDWPKAYGGGGLSPAETKTLREEMAKIRARNPLNSFGISMLGPALLKYGTEEQKLDYLPKIARGEIRWCQGYSEPNAGSDLASLATSAEDKGDHYLVNGQKVWTSYADKADWIFCLVRTDKTTKQGGISFVLFDMASEGVSTKPILLISGNSPFCETFFDNVKVPKSQRVHDENKGWDVAKYLLGHEREMISGMGLGAAGGNPLVDGAIATIGLDHDGRLADPLLRASIALFEVRSRAFGMMSERFIDELKAGRAHPAQPSMMKYYGTELNKNRHELMMAAGGSDALEWESERSSGGAGPRAWLRTKANSIEGGTSEVQLNIIAKRILDLPSN; from the coding sequence ATGATGACCGACCTCGAAAACTTCCGCGCCGAGACGCGTGCCTGGCTGGAAGAGAATTGCCCCGCCGAGATGCGCGAGCCGATCCGGTCGGAGAAGGACGCCGTGTGGGGCGGCCGCGACCAGAGCATGCTGTCGCCGGCCCAAAAGGCCTGGATGGACCGGATGGGTGCCCGTGGCTGGACCGTGCCCGACTGGCCCAAGGCCTATGGCGGCGGCGGGCTGAGCCCGGCGGAGACCAAAACCCTGCGTGAGGAAATGGCGAAGATCCGGGCACGCAATCCGCTCAACAGCTTCGGCATTTCGATGTTGGGCCCGGCGCTTCTCAAATACGGCACCGAGGAGCAGAAGCTCGACTATCTCCCCAAGATCGCGCGCGGCGAGATCCGCTGGTGCCAGGGCTATTCGGAGCCGAATGCCGGCTCCGACCTGGCTTCGCTCGCTACTTCGGCTGAGGACAAGGGCGACCATTATCTCGTCAATGGGCAGAAAGTATGGACCAGCTATGCCGACAAGGCCGACTGGATCTTCTGCCTGGTCCGCACCGACAAGACGACCAAGCAGGGCGGCATCAGCTTCGTGCTGTTCGACATGGCAAGCGAGGGCGTTTCGACCAAGCCGATCCTGCTGATCTCCGGCAATTCGCCGTTCTGCGAGACGTTTTTCGACAATGTGAAGGTGCCGAAGTCGCAGCGCGTGCATGACGAGAACAAGGGGTGGGACGTCGCCAAATATCTGCTCGGGCATGAGCGCGAGATGATCTCCGGCATGGGGCTCGGCGCGGCGGGCGGCAATCCGCTGGTCGATGGGGCGATCGCGACGATCGGACTGGATCATGACGGCCGGCTTGCCGATCCGTTGCTGCGAGCGAGCATTGCGCTGTTCGAGGTACGGTCCAGGGCGTTCGGGATGATGTCCGAGCGGTTCATCGACGAACTGAAGGCGGGTCGCGCGCATCCTGCCCAGCCGAGCATGATGAAATATTACGGCACCGAACTGAACAAGAACCGGCACGAGTTGATGATGGCGGCGGGCGGATCGGACGCGCTCGAATGGGAAAGCGAGCGCTCCTCCGGCGGCGCGGGGCCGCGGGCGTGGCTTCGGACCAAGGCGAACTCGATCGAAGGCGGCACCAGCGAGGTGCAGCTCAACATCATCGCCAAGCGAATCCTCGATCTGCCGAGCAATTGA
- a CDS encoding AMP-binding protein, protein MTLPEVEAVLTAPGERFEMETITVNGIPTRVWKNAPPSLGWLIQASRLHGARLFTIYEDERVTYDANFRAVATLAGKLREMGIAKGDRVGLAMRNLPEWPVIFFAAASIGAIVVPLNAWWTAGELEYGIDDSGARLLFVDDERYQRLRAHDAPLPALERMIVSRASSALDARASRLEDLIGTPNDYATLPGTALPPSEIAPDDDATIFYTSGTTGNPKGALGTHRNMMSNIMSGGYNGARSLLRRGEEIPAPTPRVTLTVIPLFHVTACSAGMMGSIAAGSSLIFMRKWDTVRAMEIIEREKVNITGGVPTIAWQLLEHPDRARYDLSSLEAIAYGGAPSAPELVRRIHTEFGALPGNGWGMTETMATVTGHSSEDYLNRPTSAGPPVPVADLKIMDEDGAKELAVGEVGELWARGPMIVKGYWNKPEATAATFIDGWVRTGDLARLDEEGFVYIVDRAKDMIIRGGENIYSSEVENVLYAHPAVTDCALIGIPHRTLGEEPAAVVHLAPGMEVSEVELQAWVRERLAIFKTPVAIRFVKETLPRNANGKILKKDLKVLFEDRIGQAA, encoded by the coding sequence ATGACCCTGCCGGAGGTCGAGGCCGTGCTCACCGCGCCGGGCGAGCGCTTCGAGATGGAGACGATCACCGTAAACGGCATTCCCACCCGCGTATGGAAGAACGCGCCACCCTCGCTCGGCTGGCTGATCCAGGCGTCGCGCCTGCACGGTGCCCGGCTCTTCACCATCTATGAGGACGAGCGCGTCACCTATGACGCGAATTTTCGCGCGGTGGCGACTCTGGCCGGCAAGCTGCGGGAAATGGGTATCGCCAAGGGGGATCGTGTCGGTCTGGCGATGCGCAACCTGCCCGAATGGCCGGTGATCTTCTTCGCCGCGGCGAGCATCGGGGCGATCGTCGTGCCGCTCAACGCCTGGTGGACGGCGGGCGAACTCGAATATGGCATCGACGATTCGGGTGCCAGGCTGCTGTTCGTCGATGACGAGCGATACCAGCGCCTGCGCGCGCATGATGCGCCGCTGCCAGCGCTCGAGCGCATGATCGTTTCGCGGGCCTCCAGCGCGCTCGATGCACGGGCTTCGCGGCTTGAGGATCTGATCGGAACGCCGAACGATTATGCGACTCTGCCTGGCACGGCACTGCCGCCGAGCGAGATCGCGCCTGACGACGACGCCACGATCTTCTACACCAGCGGGACCACCGGAAACCCGAAGGGAGCGCTGGGCACCCATCGGAACATGATGAGCAACATCATGTCGGGCGGTTATAATGGAGCGCGTTCCCTGCTTCGACGTGGCGAGGAGATTCCGGCGCCGACCCCTCGCGTGACGCTTACCGTGATCCCGCTTTTCCACGTCACCGCATGCAGTGCGGGCATGATGGGTTCGATCGCCGCGGGAAGCTCGCTGATCTTCATGCGCAAATGGGACACGGTCCGCGCGATGGAGATCATCGAGCGCGAGAAGGTCAACATCACCGGCGGCGTGCCGACGATCGCGTGGCAATTGCTCGAGCATCCGGATCGCGCCAGATACGACCTCTCCTCGCTTGAGGCGATCGCCTATGGTGGCGCCCCGTCGGCGCCCGAACTGGTCAGGCGCATCCACACCGAGTTCGGCGCGCTGCCCGGCAATGGCTGGGGCATGACCGAGACGATGGCGACGGTCACCGGTCATTCCAGCGAGGACTATCTCAACCGCCCGACCAGCGCTGGTCCGCCTGTGCCGGTCGCCGACCTGAAGATCATGGACGAGGACGGCGCCAAAGAACTGGCGGTCGGCGAAGTCGGGGAGCTCTGGGCGCGCGGGCCGATGATCGTGAAGGGATATTGGAACAAGCCTGAAGCGACGGCGGCGACCTTCATCGACGGATGGGTGCGCACCGGCGATCTGGCGCGCCTCGACGAGGAAGGCTTCGTCTATATCGTCGACCGGGCGAAGGACATGATCATCCGTGGCGGCGAGAACATCTATTCGAGCGAGGTAGAGAATGTTCTCTACGCTCATCCCGCCGTCACCGATTGCGCGCTGATCGGCATCCCGCATCGGACTTTGGGCGAGGAGCCTGCGGCGGTAGTGCATCTCGCGCCGGGCATGGAGGTAAGCGAGGTCGAACTCCAAGCCTGGGTGCGCGAGCGGCTGGCGATCTTCAAGACGCCAGTCGCGATCCGCTTCGTGAAGGAGACCTTGCCGCGGAACGCGAACGGCAAGATCCTGAAGAAGGACCTGAAGGTCCTGTTCGAGGACCGGATCGGCCAGGCGGCCTGA